CCGCCTTCTTGCAAGATTCGTGGGCCAAGCGGATCTGCGCGGCGCGGATGCTCTGACGGAAGGTGTCGATCATGTTTCCGCGGGCGAGCAGGTTCAGGTTGCCATTGATCGCGGTGCCGAGGCGCCGGTACCAACTCGGGGGGATGTCCTCCTCCGTCAGGCAGCGTCCTTCATCGACATCGGCAAAGGTGGGCACCACCGAAACCGCGATCACCCGATCGACATCCGTGAACTTGTGCAAGGCACCGACCGGAACCGGATCTATGACGCCACCATCGACACAACGGTGGCCATTGATCAGCACCGGCGCGATGATGCCGGGCATCGCACAGGAAGCATGGACCGCATCGGCGATCCTGCCGTGGCGGAAAACCATGCGCTCCTTCGAATCGATATCGACAGCTACCACGAGGACACGGCGTTCGAGGTCTTCGAACTTGATGTCGCCCAAGGAGCGTTCGAGGTGAGCCCGCGCCTTCAGTCCGCGGAAAAGGCCTTTCATGGGCGGGATCATGGGATCGGCCAAGCGCCACAATTGCCTGCGGTCATGCATCTCTGCGGCGAGGTTTTCCAAGTCCTTCCCGGAGAACCCGGCAGCCCACAGCGCGCCGATGTAAGCACCCATGCTGGAGCCGGCGATGGAGTGGATCTCAATGCCATTTTCCTCGAGGACCTGCAGCACTCCAACGTGGGCGAGGCCACGTGCGCCGCCGGAAGAGAGGGCTAACCCGAGCTTCGGCAAAGGAGCGTCATCAAGCGGCCTTTCCCGTCGCTCGGGACGAGGGTCGGCGCGGAAGAATCGCAGGATTTTGCCAAGCATGGGCGAGGGTCCTTTCTGGTTCCGGTGAACGGATCTTTTCGATCCA
This portion of the Luteolibacter luteus genome encodes:
- a CDS encoding patatin-like phospholipase family protein — translated: MLGKILRFFRADPRPERRERPLDDAPLPKLGLALSSGGARGLAHVGVLQVLEENGIEIHSIAGSSMGAYIGALWAAGFSGKDLENLAAEMHDRRQLWRLADPMIPPMKGLFRGLKARAHLERSLGDIKFEDLERRVLVVAVDIDSKERMVFRHGRIADAVHASCAMPGIIAPVLINGHRCVDGGVIDPVPVGALHKFTDVDRVIAVSVVPTFADVDEGRCLTEEDIPPSWYRRLGTAINGNLNLLARGNMIDTFRQSIRAAQIRLAHESCKKADVCLRPEHFFAPWHDYSGFRRFIDAGRKVATEQLDEIRALLEPNSKTHEIAPFKPMVGHDVA